The DNA segment ATTTGTGTCAGCAAGGAGTACTAGAAATTATAGGACAGCAAGGAGTCAGGTAGGATAGCGAACATCTATAAGCTCCACACAAAAGGCTAGGCAGGAGTTTAACACAAATCTGAAGCCACTTTGGACTACACTttggccaaggctacacagtgagaccacgGCCCTTGGAGAAAATACAGCAAAGACTCaccaaagagaaaagaggaataaAAGGCCAAGCTTTTTTCTATTTGCCAATAGAGGAAACAAGTGGTAGAAAACTGCACTGTGCAAAGCGGCACAAGTCTCTGGCTGGAGAGTAATTTCCCTGGGCATACCATCTCTTACCTCTGTTTGCTGTACTTCAAACTCAGGGAAATCTCCAATCAGATCTGACAACTGGAATTCACTGAATCACATTTAGTAAGATTGACTGGCTCTTAAGTTATAACACAGATGTCATCATTTAAGAGTTATATTAAattataacttttaaatattCCAACTTTCAAACACTGAAATAATCAGATACTGAAGAAATCTGTCAAAGAGGTCCTCAGCCCTTACTTTCAGCTCAGTCTTGACGTCAGAGGCCTGCTCGTCAGCAATCACAACATTGGAGACCTGCTCCTCAGCAATCATGATGTCAGAGGTCTGCTCTGAATCTTCACAGCCTTCACTCACTTCTGCCGAACATCCTGTCCCTTCGGGCATGTCAGCGCTGTCTTCAGTGTACAGGTGACGGATGACCACAGCTTTCTTCTGCATAGAGACGAGCATGGAAGGACTAGTTTAATTGTGAAATTGCACAACTACTTTATGTATATTCAGAGTAATGCTCTAGACTATAACTGTTTAAAACACTTAAATTACCACATACAATGTATCACAGCatgttaatatttatatattttaatgcatTGGTGAAATTGTGGTTCacctttttaaaagcatttttatgtCTTAGGTTAAACactaaaatatactttaaacatATCTAGGTTTTTTCAGTATGCTGGAGAAAGTGGTTatagaaaagatgaaagagaatTAGTAAAGATTTGATTAATTGTTGAAATAGGATGCTCTGTGCTTTTGTAAATGTTTGAAGTGTTACATGatagaaagttaaaaacaaacaaatgaagaaaaaaatatattaggtgtggtagcacacaaccataatcccagcactcagtaagcCCGTGCAGAATTATAAGGTCCAGGCTAGCCtaagctatacagtgagactctgtcaatgaataaacaaataaacaaaagttgtGACATAATTTATAGGTTAAATAATCAAAAAATCAACaactatatatattataaatattactaTAAATATCACTATAAATACTATAGTGAGGACACACTATAATATTTTCTATTGAAAGAATCACAATATATATTTTACCTTCAGCTAAAAGTTCAAAATTTGAAAAGGGGGAAGTACTAACAAGGACCTCACATTAACTCTTTACCCACTCTTTATGCCTATGCACTGTCCATACAGACACTGAAAACCCCTATCATGTGATAAAGAAGTCATAAAATGCATCGATATGACATGAGGCatcaggaagaagaaaattagCTTCAGCACTGACTCACCTTTTGttgataaagaaatatatttataaattctatCAGTTTTGTAGCAGTTATTCAAGCTCTTGGTATTAAGGCTCTGCTAGTCATGTATTTTGGATTAGGGAATAAATAATTCTATGTATTTTACTTTATCTAGAAATATTTAACATCTTTATCTAATTGCGTGCTGGTtatttgtctgtattctgtcctCTCACCCAGGAGTAAAATAGCTGGAAACACATTTATTATGCAAATGGCATTTTAGCTTTGAGTTCCCTTAGATATGGAAAAATGCTATCTCTACACATATTAGATTCATTTAGCCACAGATGCTCAAAGCAGACAAAGGCCGAGACAATCTATACCTAGTAATAGAGAATACCCAAAAGCAGTTATTAGATAATCTATATTCTAGGTTATTAATGCATCTAAGTGGATCATTATGATCACTCTGGTTACTAAGGGGTTGTTAGGATGATCAGATTTGTAATTAAGAGCATATTCTCAAGGGCTGCAAAGATGCtcaggttaagaacacttacgaCAGAGGcttcatttccagcacccacttggagcctcacaaccacccatgactcctgttccaagggatatgacaccctcttctgttcccttctggtatacatacatataagattaaaagaaacacacacacacacacacacacacacacacacacacacacacattttaaaagagtAGATGCCAACACCTCTGTAATATAACCTTACTAAATTTATCTAGGAAATTAAAATGattgaaaattagaaaaataaagtacaattgatttttcaattttatactCTTCTGCTGAGACTatttgaggggaggggagggaagggaagggcagtgGGGGTGGATATGACCAAAGTACctatataaagaaatgaaacaaactaATAAAGACTAATAAAAATGCCTTGCATACTGTGGTATCTGACCACAATGTGTCACCAAATGCCAGTCAGAGAAGAATCTTTACTGCATTCAGATATGCTCCGTTCTTTCTATTTTCACACCTTCCCTGAAGTCATGAACCTGCCAGTGATTTCAACGCCAACAGCCTCTACAGTGGGGTTCTCACTGCTCAAACAAGGTTCTGGCTTTTTAGAGACGTTCTTCTTCTTTTGGCATGATGGattctaaaaaaggaaaagaattagaCAAAATAATATATCTTATAGAAAAGTATGATGTACATTTAAATTCCGTTATTTCAGTACTTATTTTTGATaacagcaaatagtgaaagtaaTGAAACatgcttttgcttatttgtttattgtcaGTTTAAGTGAGACTGGTATGGTGGTGCTCTAATCCCATATTTagaagtgggaggaagaggactGAGGCCAGCTTTAGTTAcattgaaagttcaaggccagcccggactatgcagttaaaaacaaacaagaaaataaaacaagcaaaaactttTAGAAGTgacaaaatacattatatttgaACTGTTAACTTAGATCCAGGTCACAGATATGTAAGAAATGTGGCTGCTATCAGAGACATAATGACCTTTAAGAGGGTTATGCCCCATATGTGGACAATGCAGCAACTATGGCATCGGATAGATGGGCTGTGTGGACCAATGGGATTTAGAATTAACTAGGCGCTCCTGGCCTTATCCAGGTACAGACTGTAGGACATCTGGGTATTGCAGTGGCTTGTATTCTGTAGGAAGCTAACTATGAAATAATGTACGTCCTGTAGAGGAATCCCGAGACCTAAGTTTGGAGGGAGGATTCCTCAGCATCTCTGTGTTTTTACATTCTCATTCCTTCAAATTCCATCTTGGTTTTCAACAACCCATGTTTGGTCCAAACTAACCCTAGTTCCTAGAAACGTCCCTGAAATTCCTAGGAAATTCCACAACTATGCATATAGCATTAACAGAAGAATTCCCTTCCATTCATAAAACGCTGATGCCTAAGCATCTGGGATATTCACTTACCCGCTTAGCTGCCATTCCCATCCCAGAAGAAAGGCACTATTGCTTTCGCTTTGATAGTAACTCTGTTACAATGCTTACATCTCttctatgtctgtctttgaatTCTTTCTCTAATCATTAAAGTCTAATGAGACAAAGAACTTCTGGGTCCAGCAAGTCAAGTGacaattgcatttttaaataatttgctatttattcaaatatttggGTATTTAGCATAAGTCTCTACTGAAATCTATTCATTAAATCACCTTGTCAGAGCCAATCAATTCCTTGTGCTTTTTCATCACACAATTCAACACATCACAGACAATTTGGATTTTCCACTCAGCAAATCCAGACTGTATAAActgcttttttgtcaaaattgGCTTATAATCAAACTGATCACGAAGAAGCTGTGAAGAAATAAAGGTAATATTTAGTTCAAAATTATATAGGCACTTGGTCAGAAGGTAAtagctacacacatacacacaaatcacagTACTTGACCAAACTGAACGGTAAACATTAAggttcttaaaaatcaaaactaactGACATCAAAGTTAGTCACCATCTAGGTATGCAGATGCTACTGCAGATATGAGACCTGGTTTCAGGTCTCAAGGAACAAACTACACAAGTTTCAGTTTGTATCTCACAAGTGCAGAAGCCTGTGGACTATAagttctctctcttgcttcctccaGTACACAAAGTTTTACTAAAATTTCATAAAAGGCAGGCAAATTATAGCCAGTGACAAATATTTACCAGTTGCCATAATTAAGAGTAAACAGACAAAGCAAACATGAATTACAACTTAATTTCGATACAGAtcctatttttttattaaattttttcattcattttacatccagaccagtttcccctcccttctctcctcccaacttccccctctcctttgcccctcccccatccactcctctgtttctgttcagaaaggggcaggcctcccatggaagtcaacaaagtatggcatatcaagttgaggcaggagcaagctCCTTCCCCTGCATCAAAGTAGGGCTAGGcaatccagcatggggaataggttcccaaaagccagctcaagctCCAGAGACatgtcctgatcccactgctaggagccccacaaaccAAGCTACTGTCaaacacatgcagagggcctaggtcagtctcatgaaggctccctagctgttggtccaaagtctgtgagctcccatgagctcaggtcagctacaGAGACCACATTTTAATGAGATAAACACCTACAAAAACACTCTGTCAAATAAACATACATGTGATACATAACAACATATGATAGTGGCCCTAGATTATGATAAAGCTGACTTTTTTCCTATTGCCTAGTATTTTAACTAAATTTCTTACATGTTTagacacataaatatttatattgcaCTATAATTCACACTATATACAGAACAGGGACATGTTACAAGCTGTAGCTCTGGAGCAATGGGCTATGTGTACAGACTACAGTTAGGTCTGTACAAGCACACTCTGATGCTTGTCCAATGGCAAAATTGCCTATCAGTTTCTCAGAATGTATAACATTGTTAAGGAAATACGCAACTGTGTTTCGGTAATTATTACtaaagtattaattttaaaaatcattcaatAGTTTCTCAAGTAATTATTATTTTGTGAACTCAAAATACCTTATAGACGGTGTCTGTGAAGCGCACATCATTCTTTGCTATGAGCTCTATATTGGATTCCATGAGAAGCTCTGCTACATAAGGGGAGTACGAGGTAAGAGAATAGCTGATGATGGGCAGGGATGCTGCGGTGTCCCCTCTCATCAAACTGCCAGGGCAAAGGGAAAAGACTCAGTAAGCACAGTTCCAAAAGCTAGCTGATTGAGGAAAATTAGCAACGTTGTCAGGAATTTAGTTATTATTACAGACACAATAATGATGTAATTTCTGACTCTCTAGATTCTATACCCTACTCTAAACCACTGACTAGGAAACAGTACTGTTTATTTTCATGTGCTCAAAACCTCACTACAGCTGTACAGTCTATCTCCTACAGTTTTTATTGGGTTTCTAAAGTTTATTCTTACTTGATATATCTTATTTCTCCTAGTAATACTACCCTAGAgctctcaaaaatattttaaggttttGTAACATTTGTTACGTTAACCCATTTGTTCCTAAACAAACCTGCATAGGTTAATCGTATGAACTCTAAGTTACAAATGAGGAACACCCTGGAAAGAGTGAATGCTATGATTAGACATTCCCCTTCTGCTTGCATGAGAACTGCACCTTCTTGGCTTGTGCTCATGTCTAGGAGGGCATTCTACACTTTGCCCATCTTTATTTATTGTAACTCATTAGGTAAATGCCGATTTTCATGAAGCCATCGTCTGTCTGATCCATACTGATCTCTCAATACCTGCTGCCTCGTACTGTCAACTTCTAATTGTCTAGCCATTTACTGGTGCAAAATGTCTTACTGATTGCTGCACAAAACAGCAAATGAATTATTTCTTCAATTAGCCAGTACTACTGGTTAACTAAAATTATAGTGTTCTTACATATAAACAGCATATTTTCCACAGAAATCTCCAcgccaaaattttaaaaagattcttttatgttgtgtatgtgtgccacatatgtgcacatgcccaGAGCACAGGCAGATGTAGGGCACCTAATATAAGTGCTGAGCACTCTAACTGTATGCATAGCAGTCTAGATATTCTCTCCATATAATTTTAAACTCAATGGGATATAAtggattttattaattatatagtCTTCCATTCCTCATTCCACAGAATTGTATTCATTTCAATATAGCCAATAAGATCACAGATGTTACCATTTCTTgcaaatttatttctttgtgcaTTCACTGTACAGAAGATAGATTTCATACATTTACACCATGTGTGCTCTTAGGATGGAAAATTCTAAGTGGCGAGATTTCCTATGGCAGCCCCCATTCTTTAAAATTTGGctggaagatggttcagtagttaagagcacctgcaGCTCCACCCGAGAAacagtttaattctcagcacatCAGCACATACCCCTCGGTACAGCTATGGAGCACAAAGGACATTTTGAAGGCGTTGGATCTCTAGTTTCAATGTGAGTCCTGAGAATGCAAGTCAgggtcatcaggcctggcagtCAGGTCCTTTCCCAACTTGTTAGCCCTTTATTTTCACCTAagacccctcccccatcaagtcacacACTATCTCAAACTTTcagcaaaatgagaaaagcacAAATAAGTTTCAAATACCAAATGTACTATAGCTTACCCAACATAATCCACTTCATTAGGGTAATTTAGCAAACGAAGTACTTGTTCTAGCTTCCGCAAGCTTCGTTTTAAGTCGCCTGTTGCCATTATTGAATATTAGATTCAGCTCCAACTCCTAAAAAATCTTGTAACttttcatctaaaaataaaatcatgagtACAGTTAAGCGTGTGCTTTGGGAAGCTGCTCTGTTTTACTCTGTGTGCGCCTCTTCCAGGCCCCATACGTCTACACCACACTACTTTACTTCTTATAACAGCGCTTTGGTAGCAGGTGAAGTGCTTACTGCATGGTACTGACTCTAAACCCTAAATATAAACTTAGCATGAACCACTCCCTTTAATTTTTCCTCACAAAAATAagtttgctttatatttatattcattcaaCGTATTTTATCTAGCACTCTCCCAAATATTTTACCTTGATGATGATGGACTACAAGAGTTACCTCtgtgctgtgaccaaacacctacCAGAAGGATGACACCCAGTGGAAAAGTGGCCCCTTGGCTCAGTGTTTGAGAGGATATAGACCCTTATAGCATGGAAaccatggtgacacacagctcCAAGGTGGCGGGAGTGTGTGGTGGCTGCTAGCTCACATTACACCAGTCCAGAGGACAGGACAGCACAGAAGTGGGATCAGGCTATCGTCTCAAAGCATCTTCACTCCCCAGGCCATTTCCTCTAGCTAGGTTCTACCTATCAAAAATTCCACAACCTGCCAATTAGCACCCCAAGCTGGAGACCAAGAGATCAACCATAAGAGTCTATGGAAGACACTTTTCATCCAAACCATAGCTGGTACCATCTGCAAAAATATACCAAGCTGAAATAGTCTCCATCAATCACTGGTTATCTTGAATGTTTATAAAAAGCTATATAAAGaataagaaatgaagacaaacagCACAGACTTAGTTATTATCCCCATGGTTTGGATTTCATGTAGTTGCCAATCAGATGCTTgtgttcaaaaacaaaacaaactcatagTTCACCAACATCTTGCTCAAGAAAGTTATAAAAGTACCTAGAGAAACAAATTCTCTGAGAATgaaactcctttaaaaaaaaatcactgacattaaaaacaaaaaagaacaagtcAAGAATTAGATGAAATATACTTTATGTGATTTTTCCCAGTCTACATTTCAGCAACCAACATAAAAATGGTCCTTTCAGATACCTCTTCTGAGGTAAACAAATCTGGCAATTTGCAAAATTCTAAGCCTGGGCCACCACCCATTTCCACAGTCATTTCCCTAGATATGGGCACCCTATTCTCTCTCTGCAGGAATACCATTCCCATTTCCAGTCTGCTCTTTATACACATGGTGTAGAATAAGCTGCTGAATATACTTTTAAGCACTCTTGCATTGGCATTTTGGTCGCCATTTTTGAAACATTAAATTACACTGATCAAAGATTAACATAtttacttccaatatccaggagggcaactatatgttttttgggaacttgggggtggggtgggatgggggtaaggggaaatggggagaaaaaagtgagaaggggaggatggggaaagcttggggaaatgggatggttgggataaaggaagggtggatatgggagcagggaagtacatatcttaattaagggagccattttagggttggcaagagacttgactctagaggggttcccaggtgtccagggagatgtccccagctagttccttgggcagcagaggagagagaagctgaaatggccctatcctatagccatactgatgaatgaatatcttgcatatcaccatagaaccttcagccggtgatggatggagatagggacagagacccacaatggagcaccggactgagctcccaaggtcgaaatgaggagcagaaggagggagaacatgagcaaagaagtcaggacagcgaggggtgcacacacccactgagacagtggggatgatctattgggagctcaccaaagccagctggactgggactgaaaaagcatgggataaaaccggactctctgaacatgacggacaatgagggctgatgagaagccaaggccaatggcactgggttttgatcctcctgtatgtactggctttgtgggagcctagcctgtttggatgctcaccttactagacctcgatggaggggggaggaccttgacttcccacagggctgagaaccctgactgctcttaggactggagagggaggggagaggagtggggagagagggaggaaaatgggaggtggggaggaggcggaaatttttaataaaaaaaagattaacataTTTAGACAATGAAGActttagggagaaaaaaaaagaagcgaTCCTAAAATCAAATTATACAAAGTATTGATTAATACTGTAAGCCTTATTTCACAACTTTGCAGATGCCAGGGCTAGACAGACATATGGAAATAGTAAGACAGACTTCCCACACCGGCCTTTATTGTCTAGAAAAGGTGAAGTGGGAACTGCTCTTGCTGTAACTAAAAACCTCCTTGCTCATGGGATTTAAGATTGCAGGTCTTAAGACCCATCTGACTTAACACAATTCTTTCCTTTCAATCCTATCCCATCTTCCCAGGACATGTGATTTTATCAAATACTCTGtggtatcttttctttttctcatattcTAGAACACATTTATCTTTATattatttctacctctgataatGGAATTTCTGACAATAAAGTATGTCCCGGGAACACATCCTCTTCATTACCAGCAGAGTAAATATTTGAAGAAGAGTAAGATTCAAGTACAGCTTGGATCTGTAGGTGAAAGGAAAAGATGAgatgacaagaaagaaaaacacaaagacgTTAAAGGAAGATCATAGAAAAAATGCTCGCAAGAAagatttcctattttttttaattggtaaaCACTAAAATCAAGATTATTAATTGAACCCAATCAAGTACTGTTACATACTTACACTTGATCTTAGTCAAACGGCCAGAAAGTGATCTTCAACATATTTCTGAGATAAAAAAACTtactacttaaaaataaaactgattttcattttcactttatATGACCTATCACAAgacattaaataaagaaaatatacagaTTCAATCATTAAGGTCTCAATAGTCTACGGAGTTTTTGGAAGAATTAGGAACAAATCAAATCTGCCGACTGAATTTCTGGAAAAGGTTGTGAGAATAGCACAACCTGAATTGGTGGGGAaagggaattaaacccagggccttggcatACCACTCAAtggctctactactgagctagaTCCCCAACCCAGCTGtctaagatttttttcattataaccCCACCTCAATCTCATAGTTGTTACAGGTCTTTACATACATAAGGTGTCACTGAACTCAAAAATCATTTTTTGCAGGGTGAAGTAACTAGACTTTCATAATTGCAATGGATAGCTATGATTTTGAGTTCCAGCTCAAATGTCTAAAAACCATATTTTTAGATAGAGGAATACAGATGGGTAGCAATTAAATTTACAAAATCACTCCGTACTCCAGATATTAGGAAAATGCTGTTGCAAGAGAAATGTTTTGATGAGggatttaaaaaaggaatttgCTGGGCCAAATGTAAGCAACGGCTCAGTGGCATCACTGTGTTTACATAgaaaactgattaaaaaaatgCTTGCAAGTAATTCTGTAAAATAATCTGATGCAGCTCTAAGTctagaacaaataaataagttaaaattagttttctttctatAGAGAGAAAAACCTGTAGTCTTAAAAGTAGATAGAGAATTC comes from the Microtus pennsylvanicus isolate mMicPen1 chromosome 9, mMicPen1.hap1, whole genome shotgun sequence genome and includes:
- the Cep44 gene encoding centrosomal protein of 44 kDa isoform X1, producing MATGDLKRSLRKLEQVLRLLNYPNEVDYVGLMRGDTAASLPIISYSLTSYSPYVAELLMESNIELIAKNDVRFTDTVYKLLRDQFDYKPILTKKQFIQSGFAEWKIQIVCDVLNCVMKKHKELIGSDKNPSCQKKKNVSKKPEPCLSSENPTVEAVGVEITGRFMTSGKKKAVVIRHLYTEDSADMPEGTGCSAEVSEGCEDSEQTSDIMIAEEQVSNVVIADEQASDVKTELKDVCDNPEIIALQIALAECQEKLKRLTWVEKRLECLEATAKGKVMVDEKAWNNLLSRVTLLETELLLSKKNECVELNAVSEDSDSVSGLDNVPFDKQYSMGAPASTHRSSGYSTVSAESTSRGSTIHCCGLKDFSEETTIQKMERMKKMFEETAELLKCSSR
- the Cep44 gene encoding centrosomal protein of 44 kDa isoform X2 — translated: MATGDLKRSLRKLEQVLRLLNYPNEVDYVGLMRGDTAASLPIISYSLTSYSPYVAELLMESNIELIAKNDVRFTDTVYKLLRDQFDYKPILTKKQFIQSGFAEWKIQIVCDVLNCVMKKHKELIGSDKNPSCQKKKNVSKKPEPCLSSENPTVEAVGVEITGRFMTSGKKKAVVIRHLYTEDSADMPEGTGCSAEVSEGCEDSEQTSDIMIAEEQVSNVVIADEQASDVKTELKIALAECQEKLKRLTWVEKRLECLEATAKGKVMVDEKAWNNLLSRVTLLETELLLSKKNECVELNAVSEDSDSVSGLDNVPFDKQYSMGAPASTHRSSGYSTVSAESTSRGSTIHCCGLKDFSEETTIQKMERMKKMFEETAELLKCSSR